In the genome of Candidatus Nitrosotenuis sp. DW1, one region contains:
- a CDS encoding tetratricopeptide repeat protein, with amino-acid sequence MILYKIGNYVDSVLCYDEIMETEPNHIMSLYQKGMSLKAMGQYAEALLCHEKILEIESANNNSLLEKGSILSILGRHEKSIECFDQVLKNDPSNLAAIANKANSLASIGQHSDSVELLNKSLQIEPNNMEILFQKGQSLQIMGKQNEALVCFNRVLAISPDNTKALFNKSKSLFLQGKITDALESLQIVVNIEPVYKEIAKKDSDFSKLGTNPAFRMIIN; translated from the coding sequence ATGATTCTCTACAAAATTGGAAACTATGTCGACTCTGTTTTATGCTATGATGAAATAATGGAAACAGAACCAAATCATATTATGTCATTATATCAAAAAGGAATGTCATTGAAAGCAATGGGTCAGTATGCTGAGGCACTTTTATGTCATGAGAAAATTCTTGAAATAGAATCTGCAAATAATAATTCATTACTTGAAAAAGGCTCAATACTGTCAATTCTTGGCCGACATGAAAAATCAATTGAATGCTTTGACCAAGTTCTCAAAAATGATCCAAGTAATCTTGCAGCAATTGCAAACAAGGCAAACTCGCTTGCAAGTATTGGACAACATTCTGATTCTGTAGAATTATTGAATAAATCGCTTCAAATTGAACCAAACAACATGGAAATTCTATTCCAAAAAGGACAGTCTCTCCAAATCATGGGAAAACAAAACGAGGCATTAGTGTGCTTTAACCGGGTGTTGGCAATAAGTCCAGACAACACAAAGGCATTGTTTAATAAATCAAAGTCACTGTTTCTGCAGGGAAAAATAACCGACGCATTAGAATCTCTCCAAATAGTTGTAAACATAGAGCCAGTCTACAAAGAAATTGCCAAAAAAGACTCTGACTTTAGCAAATTAGGCACAAATCCGGCTTTTAGGATGATAATAAATTAA
- a CDS encoding tetratricopeptide repeat protein, with amino-acid sequence MPKQQSKQDKNLELLIGNFYYCDHQYTKAINSYDKLLKADPNNLNSLINKGIATSKLGNHKEAITLYDKVLKIDPNYFDALHCKGDSLTLLSKHDEALSCYDQTLEIDPNYFDGLYKKGLALLNLRQHKEAVFHFDKALSIEPNHIPSLIHKGIATSKLGNHKEAIALYDKVLEIDPHVFEAIFNKGLALTAIKKYNDALACFDKSLETDPHHTDVLFNKGFCLASLGKHQIAISYYDKSLEFNPSHSLALYNKGFSLLKLGKNTEALECLDKVIQVDPSFEEAILRKGQVLLSLRDFEQAIEHFDRILEKNPANLTSLYGKAVCLSSLGMHDLAISFYDKTLEVFPNHFDAICNKGRTLSLLGHDEEALDCFNKALRIDPTHHDSILNKAFSLSRLNSHNDAITYFNKALSINQNHFDTLLGKAISLAQLNSHNDAITYFDKALSINQNHFDTLLGKAISLAQLNSHNDAITYFDKALTINPHNVEALCQKGLLYAKLNSHNDAITYFNKALSINQNHFDTLLGKAISLAQLNSHNDAITYFDKALSINQNHFDTLLGKAISLAQLNSHNDAITYFDKALTINPHNVEALCQKGLLYAKLNSHNDAITYFDKALSINQNDHILTNKANSLYQLGRIDESLEVYGKSLTINPTNMSTLYNKGVALASLGKHEEAVILYDKALEINPNYFDAIYGKGIELATLSKHAEALTYFNKALLMYPDNISAILYKGISFYHIGNYIESQSNLDQVLKENPNHILALYHKSLVLFALHKYEDALDYCDRIMGVYPNHILALYHKSLALFTLHKYEDALDYCNKALQIDSNHSDALYLKAKTLFEIGLTNDAITCFDKVLTIDPASVPALYNKGVALASLGKHNDAILSYDKALGINPQFTNALCDKGISLQALGDYDGSLISYENAIKLDSQFIDAIYNKGLLLSTVGNYYDALDCYNNVLEIIPDNLDALYQKARTLSNLDKTNDAISVYELILEKNPNHSNSLFDEGLLLNKILKHDDALSCFDKLLQFNTHNESALLEKGKTLSMLSKESDAIMFFDKVLSINQARPDAFYYKGISLMKINMLENAIACFDKAIQLNPEFYDAYYQKGLDLSILGKHNDAIACFDAALAINPHDARVLYQKGLSLSYNQKHNDAITCFDKALTINPNNIETLYQKGLDLSILGKHNDAIACFDAALAINPHDARVLYQKGLSLSYNQKHNDAITCFDKALTINPNNIETLYQKGLDLSILGKHNDAIACFDAALAINPHDARVLYQKGLSLSYNQKHNDAITCFDKALTINPNNIETLYQKGLDLSILGKHNDAIACFDAALAINPHDARVLYQKGLSLSYNQKHNDAITCFDKALTINPNNIETLYQKGLDLSILGKHNDAIACFDRAIQINPEFYDAYYQKGLIFCILRKHDDALLNFNMIIKNDQNNFNAYYQKGLIMSILGKHNDAIACFDRAIQINPEFYDAYYQKGLDLSILGKHNDAIACFDRAIQINPEFYDAYYQKGLDLSILGKHNDAIACFDAALAINPYDTSVLYQKGITLCNNEQYHNAIICFDKVIQYDELHYLSFYHKAQTMSKIGDYAEALLCYDHALAINEKHIDSLFGKAICLEKIKKFNDADKIYDDILELVPNSTYALCRKGLLLAHLRCHNDALTYFDKALSINQNHFDTLLGKAISLAQLNSHNDALTYFDKALTINPNNIEALYYKGSSLILIDKHDEALMMFDHVLDLEKNHHLALFNKGLIFENIGRYNDAILVFDQILQKNTNHIDAMFHKGMMLNKLEKFTSAISHFDHVLELEPNHVLSLIHKAVSLTHLDMTKDALLYYDKALILEPNNLDALYNKTITLLKTGKHNDALRYAQHIYCINPQYRDTLYYMGLCLGNLGNLDDAKRIFDEALKINPNNVECLFQKE; translated from the coding sequence TTGCCAAAACAACAATCAAAACAAGATAAAAACTTGGAATTGCTTATTGGGAATTTTTATTATTGTGATCATCAATACACAAAGGCAATCAATTCTTATGATAAATTACTAAAGGCAGATCCAAACAATCTGAATTCACTGATCAACAAAGGAATAGCTACGTCAAAGCTTGGTAACCACAAAGAAGCAATTACTCTATATGATAAGGTACTGAAAATTGATCCAAATTATTTTGATGCCTTACACTGTAAGGGCGATTCACTCACATTGCTATCAAAACATGATGAAGCGTTATCATGCTATGATCAAACCTTAGAAATCGACCCAAATTATTTTGATGGATTGTACAAAAAGGGACTAGCATTACTTAATCTTCGACAACATAAAGAAGCAGTTTTTCACTTTGACAAAGCACTCAGTATAGAACCAAATCACATTCCATCATTAATCCATAAAGGAATAGCTACATCAAAGCTTGGTAACCACAAAGAAGCAATTGCTCTATATGATAAGGTACTGGAGATTGATCCGCATGTATTTGAGGCCATTTTTAACAAAGGATTAGCACTAACTGCAATAAAAAAATACAATGATGCATTAGCTTGTTTTGATAAATCACTGGAAACTGATCCGCACCACACTGACGTTCTTTTTAACAAGGGATTTTGTTTGGCAAGTCTTGGCAAGCATCAAATTGCAATATCATATTATGACAAATCTCTAGAGTTTAACCCAAGTCACAGTCTTGCTCTATATAACAAGGGATTTTCGCTTTTAAAACTAGGGAAAAATACTGAAGCGCTTGAATGTTTGGACAAAGTTATTCAAGTTGACCCTAGCTTTGAAGAAGCAATATTGCGCAAAGGGCAGGTGTTGCTGTCTTTACGCGATTTTGAGCAGGCAATAGAACATTTTGATAGAATTTTGGAGAAAAATCCTGCCAATCTGACATCATTGTACGGTAAAGCTGTTTGTCTGTCTAGTCTTGGTATGCATGATTTGGCAATTTCGTTTTATGATAAAACATTAGAGGTTTTTCCAAATCACTTTGATGCTATATGTAACAAGGGACGAACCTTGTCATTACTTGGTCATGATGAGGAAGCATTAGATTGTTTTAACAAGGCACTAAGAATTGATCCGACACATCATGACAGCATACTTAACAAGGCATTTTCGTTGTCTAGGCTCAACTCCCACAACGACGCCATCACCTACTTTAACAAGGCACTATCCATCAATCAAAACCATTTTGACACACTGCTTGGCAAGGCAATCTCACTTGCACAGCTCAACTCCCACAACGACGCCATCACCTACTTTGACAAGGCACTATCCATCAATCAAAACCATTTTGACACACTGCTTGGCAAGGCAATCTCACTTGCACAGCTCAACTCCCACAACGACGCCATCACCTACTTTGACAAGGCACTGACAATAAATCCACACAACGTAGAGGCATTATGTCAAAAAGGCCTCCTGTATGCCAAGCTCAACTCCCACAACGACGCCATCACCTACTTTAACAAGGCACTATCCATCAATCAAAACCATTTTGACACACTGCTTGGCAAGGCAATCTCACTTGCACAGCTCAACTCCCACAACGACGCCATCACCTACTTTGACAAGGCACTATCCATCAATCAAAACCATTTTGACACACTGCTTGGCAAGGCAATCTCACTTGCACAGCTCAACTCCCACAACGACGCCATCACCTACTTTGACAAGGCACTGACAATAAATCCACACAACGTAGAGGCATTATGTCAAAAAGGCCTCCTGTATGCCAAGCTCAACTCCCACAACGACGCCATCACCTACTTTGACAAGGCACTATCCATCAATCAAAATGATCACATCCTTACCAATAAAGCAAATTCATTATACCAGTTAGGCAGGATAGATGAGTCATTAGAAGTATATGGCAAATCCCTCACGATCAATCCGACCAATATGTCTACGCTCTACAACAAAGGTGTAGCATTAGCATCGCTTGGAAAACACGAAGAGGCAGTTATTCTGTATGATAAAGCATTGGAAATTAATCCAAATTACTTTGATGCAATTTATGGAAAAGGAATAGAATTAGCAACACTTTCTAAACACGCCGAAGCCCTTACTTATTTCAACAAGGCTCTTTTAATGTATCCTGATAATATATCGGCAATACTTTACAAAGGAATTTCATTTTATCATATTGGAAATTACATTGAATCTCAATCAAACTTGGATCAAGTACTAAAAGAAAATCCGAATCACATTCTTGCATTATATCACAAATCACTCGTATTGTTTGCCTTACACAAGTATGAGGACGCACTTGACTACTGTGACCGGATTATGGGAGTTTATCCGAATCACATTCTTGCATTATATCACAAATCACTTGCATTATTTACACTACACAAGTATGAGGATGCACTTGACTACTGTAACAAGGCATTACAAATTGACTCGAACCATTCTGATGCATTGTACCTCAAGGCAAAGACTCTGTTTGAGATTGGACTAACAAATGATGCAATCACCTGCTTTGACAAGGTACTTACGATCGATCCTGCAAGTGTGCCTGCACTCTATAACAAAGGTGTAGCACTGGCATCACTTGGAAAACATAATGATGCAATACTTAGTTATGACAAGGCACTAGGAATTAACCCGCAATTCACTAATGCTCTTTGTGATAAGGGTATATCATTACAAGCCTTGGGAGATTATGATGGATCTCTCATTAGCTATGAGAATGCCATAAAACTCGATTCACAGTTTATCGATGCAATCTACAATAAAGGATTATTGTTATCAACTGTTGGGAATTATTATGACGCGTTAGATTGCTACAATAATGTTTTAGAAATAATACCCGATAATTTGGATGCACTGTATCAGAAAGCTAGGACTCTATCAAATCTGGACAAGACAAACGATGCAATTAGTGTATATGAGTTGATACTAGAAAAGAATCCCAATCACTCTAATTCACTTTTTGACGAAGGCTTACTCTTAAATAAAATTCTAAAACATGATGATGCACTATCCTGTTTTGATAAACTTCTCCAATTCAATACCCATAATGAAAGTGCATTACTTGAAAAAGGAAAAACGCTTTCCATGCTGTCAAAAGAAAGTGATGCCATCATGTTTTTTGATAAAGTGTTGTCTATTAATCAAGCGCGGCCTGATGCTTTCTATTACAAAGGAATTTCATTAATGAAGATAAACATGCTAGAAAACGCAATTGCCTGCTTTGACAAGGCAATTCAGCTCAACCCGGAATTTTACGATGCGTACTATCAAAAAGGCCTGGACCTGTCAATACTTGGCAAGCACAACGACGCAATTGCCTGCTTTGACGCAGCACTTGCAATTAATCCACACGATGCAAGAGTCCTGTATCAAAAAGGCCTTTCACTGTCTTACAACCAAAAGCACAACGACGCAATCACCTGCTTTGACAAGGCACTGACAATAAATCCAAACAACATAGAGACATTGTATCAAAAAGGCCTGGACCTGTCAATACTTGGCAAGCACAACGACGCAATTGCCTGCTTTGACGCAGCACTTGCAATTAATCCACACGATGCAAGAGTCCTGTATCAAAAAGGCCTTTCACTGTCTTACAACCAAAAGCACAACGACGCAATCACCTGCTTTGACAAGGCACTGACAATAAATCCAAACAACATAGAGACATTGTATCAAAAAGGCCTGGACCTGTCAATACTTGGCAAGCACAACGACGCAATTGCCTGCTTTGACGCAGCACTTGCAATTAATCCACACGATGCAAGAGTCCTGTATCAAAAAGGCCTTTCACTGTCTTACAACCAAAAGCACAACGACGCAATCACCTGCTTTGACAAGGCACTGACAATAAATCCAAACAACATAGAGACATTGTATCAAAAAGGCCTGGACCTGTCAATACTTGGCAAGCACAACGACGCAATTGCCTGCTTTGACGCAGCACTTGCAATTAATCCACACGATGCAAGAGTCCTGTATCAAAAAGGCCTTTCACTGTCTTACAACCAAAAGCACAACGACGCAATCACCTGCTTTGACAAGGCACTGACAATAAATCCAAACAACATAGAGACATTGTATCAAAAAGGCCTGGACCTGTCAATACTTGGCAAGCACAACGACGCAATTGCCTGCTTTGATAGGGCAATCCAGATCAACCCAGAGTTCTACGATGCATATTATCAGAAGGGCCTCATTTTTTGCATATTAAGAAAACATGATGACGCATTATTGAATTTCAATATGATAATCAAAAATGATCAAAATAACTTCAATGCGTACTATCAAAAGGGTCTTATCATGTCAATACTTGGCAAGCACAACGATGCAATTGCCTGCTTTGATAGGGCAATCCAGATCAACCCAGAGTTCTACGATGCGTACTATCAAAAAGGCCTGGACCTGTCAATACTTGGCAAGCACAACGATGCAATTGCCTGCTTTGATAGGGCAATCCAGATCAACCCAGAGTTCTACGATGCGTACTATCAAAAAGGCCTGGACCTGTCAATACTTGGCAAGCACAACGACGCAATTGCCTGCTTTGACGCAGCACTTGCAATTAATCCATACGATACAAGTGTATTATATCAAAAAGGTATTACATTATGCAATAATGAACAATATCATAATGCAATAATTTGTTTTGATAAAGTAATACAATATGATGAACTGCATTATCTGTCATTTTATCACAAAGCTCAAACCATGTCAAAAATTGGAGATTATGCGGAAGCTTTGTTATGTTATGATCATGCATTAGCGATAAATGAAAAACACATTGACTCATTATTTGGCAAAGCAATATGTCTAGAAAAAATTAAGAAATTTAATGATGCAGATAAAATATATGATGATATTCTAGAACTTGTTCCTAATTCTACGTATGCGTTATGTCGTAAAGGCCTCTTGTTAGCACATCTTCGTTGTCACAACGATGCCCTCACCTACTTTGACAAGGCATTATCCATCAACCAGAACCACTTTGACACACTGCTTGGCAAGGCAATCTCACTTGCACAACTCAACTCCCACAATGATGCCCTCACCTACTTTGACAAGGCACTGACAATAAATCCAAACAATATAGAAGCATTATACTACAAAGGTTCCTCGTTGATCTTAATTGATAAACATGATGAAGCGCTGATGATGTTTGATCATGTATTGGATCTGGAAAAAAACCATCATCTGGCCTTGTTTAACAAAGGGCTGATCTTTGAAAATATAGGAAGGTACAATGACGCTATTTTGGTTTTTGATCAAATCTTGCAAAAAAACACTAATCATATTGACGCTATGTTTCATAAGGGCATGATGTTGAATAAATTAGAAAAATTCACATCTGCGATATCGCACTTTGATCATGTACTTGAGTTAGAACCAAATCATGTTTTATCCTTAATACACAAAGCTGTATCCCTTACACATTTAGATATGACAAAAGATGCATTGCTATACTATGACAAAGCATTGATATTAGAGCCAAATAATCTGGATGCGTTATACAACAAAACAATCACTTTACTAAAAACTGGCAAGCACAATGATGCATTAAGATATGCTCAACATATCTATTGTATCAATCCACAATATCGTGATACGTTATACTATATGGGATTGTGTCTTGGTAATCTTGGCAATCTTGACGACGCAAAAAGAATTTTTGATGAGGCGTTAAAGATCAACCCAAATAATGTTGAGTGTTTATTCCAAAAGGAATGA
- a CDS encoding TrmB family transcriptional regulator: MSIQEELITSLSYFGLEKTDAMVYLGLLQMGSVTVGTMSAKLDIDRGKAYRSLNKLRNLGLITTTFSNPTICKAIEPKEGLTIIMQRREDEIITMQKLSRNIVEQLQQITRPEAVSEISSFSIIQGRANIYARIGKLIQESTRTIYIVTTVEDILRMYHTAIPEKIKMCRQNKGDVRVLTYTNSENLLPLVNRLNASESRIGKLPSKSRMIVEEGGQLIMSGSIKESMDLNDDNDSIMYTNSSEMINNMYSLCTHLWKKAKSIELLT, encoded by the coding sequence TGATCACGTCACTGTCATACTTCGGATTAGAAAAGACAGACGCGATGGTGTATTTGGGACTATTACAAATGGGCTCAGTAACTGTAGGTACCATGTCTGCAAAACTCGATATTGACAGAGGAAAGGCGTACCGTTCTCTCAACAAATTACGAAACCTTGGCTTGATCACTACAACGTTCTCAAATCCAACAATTTGTAAGGCGATAGAACCAAAAGAGGGACTAACTATAATCATGCAAAGAAGAGAAGATGAAATCATTACTATGCAAAAACTGTCTCGTAACATTGTAGAGCAGCTACAACAAATTACTAGACCGGAAGCCGTGTCAGAAATATCATCATTCTCAATAATTCAAGGTCGTGCAAACATTTATGCACGAATTGGAAAATTGATTCAAGAGTCCACCAGAACAATCTACATTGTCACTACCGTCGAAGACATACTGAGAATGTATCACACTGCAATTCCAGAAAAGATAAAGATGTGTAGACAAAACAAGGGCGATGTCAGGGTACTGACATACACCAATTCTGAGAACCTATTGCCATTGGTCAATAGACTAAATGCGTCAGAATCAAGGATTGGAAAACTGCCTTCCAAAAGCAGAATGATCGTAGAAGAAGGAGGCCAGCTAATCATGTCAGGTTCCATAAAAGAATCAATGGACTTGAATGATGACAACGACTCCATAATGTACACAAACTCGTCCGAAATGATAAACAACATGTACAGCCTGTGTACGCACCTCTGGAAGAAAGCTAAATCTATTGAGTTATTGACATAA